A region of Lichenibacterium dinghuense DNA encodes the following proteins:
- a CDS encoding DUF927 domain-containing protein: MVTMPISEAMLRRIDRRAARSVREARTATLPRVDVSALIHDLDLDVYALELRFAKLDGDIGTITFPRSLSATPHEIVRQLLDAGALLPNDRKTATELVQASLTTEAPDTRETTRRGGWHGPSFVTPSRTYGPASGRLQFVGTPAADPGIGLRSGSFEGWREGMREPCSASSFLTFGLGIGFAGPLLDPLGEDEGAVFNFFGYSSGGKTLVARCLHSQAGRARSSDLATYGITLRGAEELCFARNDGAVVFDEESRANGSVEKRRESIRTLAFMVPSGRGTIRSERVGRKHDLPNLTWRVFGLSSGEKPLEEPGARRVAGEQVRHVDIKIPDTSRGGIFDLIEGENEERGREGARLAGLVEATLAAHYGLARGRYLRRLTAERASLGPEITQIVEEFIAAVGADTQAWERRLARKFGIVMAGATLAAQWQVAPFTPECPSDKGTWG; this comes from the coding sequence ATGGTGACGATGCCCATTAGCGAGGCGATGCTTCGCAGAATTGATCGTCGGGCGGCCAGATCGGTTCGGGAAGCGAGGACGGCGACCTTACCTCGTGTTGACGTGAGCGCCCTCATCCACGACCTCGATCTGGATGTCTATGCGCTTGAACTTCGCTTCGCGAAACTGGACGGTGACATCGGCACGATCACGTTTCCGCGGTCGCTGAGCGCCACGCCCCACGAGATCGTCCGGCAGCTTCTCGACGCCGGTGCGTTGCTGCCGAACGATCGCAAAACGGCGACCGAGCTGGTGCAGGCGAGCCTCACGACGGAAGCTCCTGATACGCGGGAGACTACACGACGCGGGGGTTGGCATGGGCCATCCTTTGTCACCCCGAGCCGGACCTATGGACCGGCATCGGGGCGCTTGCAGTTTGTCGGCACGCCGGCCGCCGACCCGGGTATCGGCCTGCGATCGGGCTCCTTTGAGGGATGGCGAGAGGGGATGCGCGAGCCATGCAGTGCATCCAGCTTCCTGACGTTCGGTCTCGGCATCGGTTTCGCTGGCCCGCTGCTCGATCCGCTCGGGGAGGACGAAGGCGCGGTGTTCAACTTCTTCGGGTACTCCAGCGGCGGCAAGACGCTCGTTGCGCGCTGCTTGCACTCCCAAGCTGGCCGTGCCCGTTCATCTGATCTCGCGACCTACGGCATCACCCTGCGCGGCGCTGAAGAACTTTGCTTCGCGCGCAACGACGGAGCCGTCGTCTTCGACGAGGAGAGCCGCGCCAACGGGTCGGTCGAGAAAAGGCGCGAGAGCATCCGTACCCTCGCCTTCATGGTCCCAAGTGGTCGAGGGACGATTCGTTCGGAACGGGTCGGCCGCAAGCACGACCTGCCGAACTTGACGTGGCGCGTTTTCGGTCTGTCGTCCGGCGAAAAGCCGCTCGAAGAGCCGGGCGCGCGTCGCGTCGCGGGCGAGCAGGTCCGGCACGTCGACATCAAGATCCCCGATACCAGCCGCGGGGGAATTTTTGACTTGATCGAGGGGGAAAACGAGGAGCGCGGTCGCGAAGGAGCACGGCTGGCGGGGCTCGTGGAAGCGACGCTCGCAGCGCACTACGGCCTCGCCCGCGGGCGCTACCTTCGTCGGTTGACGGCCGAGCGGGCTTCGCTTGGGCCGGAGATCACCCAAATCGTCGAGGAGTTCATCGCGGCAGTAGGGGCGGATACGCAGGCGTGGGAACGTCGCTTGGCCCGCAAGTTCGGCATCGTCATGGCCGGTGCGACTCTGGCTGCGCAGTGGCAGGTGGCGCCATTCACGCCTGAGTGTCCGTCCGATAAGGGCACGTGGGGTTGA